One genomic window of Coffea eugenioides isolate CCC68of chromosome 1, Ceug_1.0, whole genome shotgun sequence includes the following:
- the LOC113754430 gene encoding pentatricopeptide repeat-containing protein At2g30100, chloroplastic: protein MATANAFAIFANLGCANSGLSKFKVQFCGRGLSVNCSQSPGFIAAKGSKIREFRLFKSVEVDRFITSDGEDEMSEGFFEAIEELERMAREPSDVLEEMNEKLSARELQLVLVYFSQEGRDSWCALEVFDWLRKENKVDKETMELMVSIMCGWVTKLIERKSDIGDVVALLVDMDCVGLKPSFSMIEKVISLYWETGEKDGAVLFVKEVLRRGIAYSDDNREEHKGGPIGYLAWKMMAEGNYKDAVNLVIGMRECGLKPEIYSYLIAMTAVVKELNEVAKALRKLKGFTKAGLIAELDAENTGLVEKYQADLLDAGVRLSNWVMQEGGPSLYGIVHERLLAMYVCSGRGAEAERQLWEMKLVGKEADKDLYDIVLAICASQKEAGAIGRLLTRMEVTSALRKKKTLSWLLRGYLKGGHFDNAAETVIKMLDLGLCPEFLDRAAVLQGLRRRIQQSETLETYLKLCRRLSEASLIGPCMVYLHLKKHKLWIMKML, encoded by the exons atggCTACTGCTAATGCTTTTGCTATCTTTGCCAACCTGGGTTGTGCTAATTCTGGCTTATCCAAGTTTAAGGTTCAGTTTTGTGGTAGAGGTTTAAGTGTTAATTGTAGTCAAAGCCCAGGTTTTATAGCGGCAAAAGGAAGCAAAATTCGGGAATTTAGACTGTTTAAATCAGTGGAAGTGGATAGGTTCATAACCAGTGATGGTGAGGACGAAATGAGTGAAGGCTTTTTTGAGGCGATTGAGGAATTAGAGCGAATGGCCAGGGAACCCTCTGATGTTCTCGAGGAAATGAATGAGAAATTGTCTGCCAGAGAATTACAGCTGGTATTGGTGTATTTTTCTCAAGAGGGGAGGGACTCATGGTGTGCATTGGAGGTGTTTGATTGGTTGAGGAAGGAGAATAAGGTGGATAAGGAGACGATGGAGCTCATGGTTTCGATAATGTGTGGATGGGTTACGAAGTTGATTGAGAGGAAGAGTGATATTGGGGATGTTGTGGCCCTTCTGGTGGATATGGATTGTGTTGGGTTGAAGCCGAGCTTCAGTATGATTGAGAAAGTTATTTCACTGTATTGGGAGACTGGTGAGAAAGATGGAGCAGTTTTGTTCGTCAAGGAGGTGCTTCGGAGGGGGATTGCATATTCAGATGATAATAGGGAGGAGCACAAGGGAGGTCCAATTGGTTATCTTGCATGGAAGATGATG GCGGAAGGAAACTACAAGGATGCGGTAAACCTAGTAATCGGTATGAGAGAATGCGGATTAAAGCCAGAGATTTATAGCTATCTAATTGCAATGACAGCTGTGGTGAAAGAGTTGAATGAAGTTGCAAAAGCATTACGAAAATTGAAAGGTTTTACCAAGGCTGGTCTGATTGCTGAACTGGATGCAGAAAATACTGGACTTGTTGAAAAGTATCAGGCTGATCTCTTGGATGCTGGTGTGCGCTTGTCTAATTGGGTAATGCAAGAGGGAGGCCCTTCTCTTTACGGTATTGTCCATGAGAGGCTTCTTGCCATGTATGTCTGTTCTGGCAGAGGAGCTGAGGCCGAAAGACAGTTATGGGAGATGAAGCTTGTAGGAAAGGAGGCTGACAAAGATCTCTATGACATTGTTTTAGCCATATGTGCGTCACAAAAGGAGGCAGGTGCGATTGGGCGATTGCTGACCAGAATGGAAGTCACAAGTGCCTTACGCAAGAAGAAAACATTGTCGTGGTTGTTGAGAGGTTACCTTAAAGGTGGTCATTTTGACAATGCTGCAGAGACGGTAATTAAAATGCTGGACTTGGGTTTGTGCCCAGAGTTTCTGGACAGAGCAGCCGTCCTACAGGGACTCCGGAGAAGAATCCAGCAATCGGAAACTCTAGAAACTTACCTTAAGCTTTGTAGACGCCTGTCTGAAGCAAGTTTGATTGGACCCTGCATGGTATATTTGCATTTAAAGAAACATAAGCTCTGGATCATGAAAATGCTTTGA
- the LOC113754251 gene encoding ethylene-overproduction protein 1 has translation MSTSTDNEGGQSQQQQQQQQQPNLAKSRFVNLIRQYSLQVSNTMRGLKLKDRCKITQVHAFNPSDTSTSTTTTSSATTTTKVAHQGQAGYPTISSVLSNSVDPISVTPAEVLLPYGLPATDSLEPPIDPFLKSIDFVESLAELYRRVEKGSYFDKSLIYLEQYCLLSGLGDPKLLRRCLQSARQHAVDVHSKVVLSAWLRYERREDELVGTSALDCIGRNLECPKAALAHGYDPNSVFDHCKCFQTANESSEVGISTEEELTISEEDGNVCFCIGDEEVYCSRGKIAALSCPLKAMLCGDFSESEKDRIDFSHVGISRDGMRAVKFFSQYGSLGSSSPNVVLELLCFANRFCCEQMKCACDNYLASLVSDIDEALILIDYALEERANILVASCLQVLLRELPGYLYNSKVMNVFCSYEGKERLTVVGHASFLLYYFLSEVAMEDNMTSNVTIMLLERLRECATERWQKALALHRLGCVLLDRKEYKDAQSCFEAAAEAGHVYSIAGVARSKFKQGQRFMAYELISSLISTYKPAGWMYQERSLYNLGNKKIADLNDATNLDPTLSFPYKYRAVAKLEENHIEAAILEINRIAGFKVSSDCLELRAWFLIALEDYESAMRDIRALLTLEPNYLMFQGKMRGEHLVELLNQHVQQWSPADCWMQLYDRWSSVDDIGSLAVIQQMLINDPGKSVLRFRQSLLLLRLNCQKAAMRSLRLARNHSGSKYERLVYEGWILYDTGHREEALSKAEESISIQRSFEAFFLKAYALADSTLDPEAASYVVQLLEEALRCPSDGLRKGQALNNLGSIYVDCGKLELAADCYVSALKIKHTRAHQGLARVYHLKNDRRAAYDEMTKLIDKAQNKASAYEKRSEYCDRDLANNDLSMASQLDPLRTYPYRYRAAVLMDDQRENEAVEELTRAIAFKPDLQMLNLRAAFHESMGDFSSALRDCQAALCLDQNHKDTLDLYNRTQTQAIDPHT, from the exons ATGTCTACTTCAACAGATAATGAAGGTGGTCAATCAcaacaacagcagcagcagcagcagcagccaaATTTAGCCAAATCAAGATTTGTAAATCTCATCCGCCAATATTCTCTGCAAGTTTCCAATACTATGCGTGGTCTTAAGCTCAAAGACCGTTGCAAGATCACCCAAGTTCACGCCTTTAATCCTTCTGACACCTCTACtagcaccaccaccacctcttcAGCTACCACCACCACCAAGGTCGCCCACCAAGGTCAAGCGGGATATCCCACAATCAGCTCTGTACTGTCAAATTCTGTTGACCCCATTTCAGTGACACCAGCAGAGGTTCTTCTCCCATATGGATTGCCTGCAACCGATTCTCTTGAGCCCCCCATTGACCCGTTTCTCAAATCTATTGATTTTGTTGAATCTTTAGCTGAGCTGTATAGGAGAGTTGAAAAAGGTTCATATTTTGATAAATCTTTAATTTATCTAGAACAGTATTGTCTTTTGAGCGGCCTTGGTGATCCGAAATTGCTTCGTCGATGCCTTCAATCCGCACGCCAACATGCTGTTGATGTTCACTCTAAGGTTGTTCTGTCAGCTTGGTTGAGGTATGAGAGAAGGGAAGATGAATTGGTCGGTACATCTGCTCTGGATTGTATTGGGAGAAATCTTGAATGTCCAAAGGCTGCCTTGGCACATGGTTATGATCCGAATTCAGTATTTGATCATTGCAAATGTTTTCAGACAGCTAATGAGAGTTCTGAAGTTGGCATCTCAACTGAGGAGGAGTTAACCATCTCTGAAGAGGATGGAAATGTTTGCTTTTGTATTGGGGATGAGGAGGTTTACTGCTCAAGAGGTAAAATTGCTGCTCTTTCCTGCCCATTAAAAGCAATGCTTTGTGGTGATTTTTCTGAATCAGAAAAAGATAGAATTGATTTTTCACATGTTGGGATATCTCGGGATGGAATGAGAGCTGTTAAATTCTTTAGTCAGTATGGAAGTTTAGGCTCATCTTCCCCCAATGTGGTTTTGGAGCTGCTTTGTTTTGCAAATAGATTCTGCTGTGAACAAATGAAATGTGCTTGTGATAATTATTTAGCTTCTTTGGTTTCTGATATAGATGAGGCATTGATTCTTATTGATTATGCTCTGGAGGAGAGAGCGAACATTCTTGTGGCCTCTTGCTTGCAGGTGTTGTTAAGAGAGCTCCCAGGTTATTTATACAATTCAAAGGTTATGAATGTGTTCTGTAGTTATGAGGGTAAGGAGAGATTAACTGTAGTTGGACATGCTTCTTTCTTGTTGTACTACTTCCTTAGTGAGGTAGCCATGGAAGACAACATGACGTCAAATGTGACAATAATGCTATTGGAACGGCTGAGAGAATGTGCAACTGAGAGGTGGCAGAAGGCACTTGCATTGCATCGATTAGGTTGTGTGTTGCTTGACAGGAAGGAATACAAGGATGCACAGAGTTGCTTTGAGGCAGCTGCTGAGGCCGGTCATGTCTATTCAATAGCCGGTGTTGCTCGATCAAAGTTCAAGCAAGGGCAGAGGTTTATGGCATATGAGCTGATTAGTTCCCTAATCTCTACATACAAGCCTGCAGGATGGATGTATCAAGAGAGATCATTGTACAATTTGGGAAATAAGAAGATTGCAGATTTGAATGATGCCACTAATTTGGATCCTACTCTTTCCTTTCCATATAAGTATAGAGCTGTTGCAAAGTTAGAAGAGAACCATATTGAGGCGGCCATTTTAGAAATAAACAGAATTGCAGGGTTTAAAGTCTCTTCAGACTGTCTTGAGCTGCGGGCTTGGTTCCTCATTGCCCTTGAGGACTATGAATCTGCTATGAGAGATATCCGAGCACTGTTAACTTTAGAGCCAAATTACTTGATGTTTCAAGGAAAAATGAGAGGCGAGCATTTAGTAGAGCTTCTCAACCAACATGTTCAACAATGGAGTCCAGCTGATTGCTGGATGCAACTCTATGATCGATGGTCTTCTGTTGATGATATTGGTTCACTTGCTGTTATACAACAGATGCTGATAAACGACCCAGGAAAAAGTGTTCTTCGGTTCCGGCAGTCTTTACTTCTCTTACG GCTAAATTGTCAAAAAGCTGCAATGCGCAGTTTGAGATTGGCTCGAAATCATTCTGGCTCCAAGTATGAAAGGCTCGTGTACGAGGGGTGGATTTTATATGATACCGGTCATCGTGAAGAAGCGCTCTCTAAGGCTGAAGAATCTATTTCCATACAAAGGTCATTTGAAGCTTTTTTCCTCAAAGCCTATGCATTGGCAGATTCCACTTTGGATCCTGAAGCTGCATCTTACGTAGTGCAACTCTTGGAAGAAGCACTTAGATGTCCCTCAGATGGTCTCCGCAAAGGACAG GCTCTAAATAATCTGGGTAGTATCTACGTTGATTGTGGCAAGCTGGAACTTGCTGCAGACTGCTATGTAAGCGCCCTCAAAATCAAGCATACAAGAGCTCATCAAGGGTTGGCACGGGTTTATCATCTCAAAAATGACCGGAGAGCTGCTTACGATGAAATGACAAAGCTGATAGACAAGGCACAAAACAAGGCATCAGCTTATGAAAAACGATCTGAATATTGTGATCGCGATTTGGCAAATAATGACCTCAGTATGGCATCACAATTAGATCCTTTGAGAACTTATCCTTACAGATATAGAGCAGCag